The Candidatus Zymogenaceae bacterium genome contains the following window.
ACTACCGCCTCCAGGCGGGATGGACCCGGCCCCATCGAAACGCCCTGTACCGGCGTATCAACCTCTCAGGGCGGCGTCGGGTACTGGATATCGGGTGCGCCGACGGATTCATTACCGAAGAGATAGCCCGAAAGGCCGACGGCCCGGTTACCGGCATAGACATCGACGCCGACGCCGTTTTTCGGGGGAGGGCCCGCTTCCCGGAACTGGATCTCAGGGCAGAGGACGCGTGCGGGCTCCCCTTCAAAAAGGGGGAATTCGACGCCGTTATTACGAGCTTCACCCTGATGTGGATCGCGGATCCCTCCAGGGTCTTGAGGGAGGTGCGGCGGGTGCTGGAGTCGGGGGGTCTGTTTTTGGCCACCGGGGAGCCTGACCACGGCGGGCGTATCGACTGGCCGAAACAGTGCGATGTGAAACAACCCTGGATCGACGCCCTCTCCCGTCAGGGGGCGGACCCGTTTTTCGGGAGAAAAATGGCGTCTTTGATTTCCGTCTCGGGCCTCGATGTGGTCGATGTGGGGGTGTTGTCGTCCCTGTGGGGCGGGGAGGAGGGTGAGGGGAGGGAGACCTACCTCGACGATCTGAGGCTTCAGCTTTCCGATCATGTGCCCGACATCGAGGGGCTCATAGTCGATGAGCGCCGGGCCCAG
Protein-coding sequences here:
- a CDS encoding class I SAM-dependent methyltransferase, which translates into the protein MDDTLTPDDRYYRLQAGWTRPHRNALYRRINLSGRRRVLDIGCADGFITEEIARKADGPVTGIDIDADAVFRGRARFPELDLRAEDACGLPFKKGEFDAVITSFTLMWIADPSRVLREVRRVLESGGLFLATGEPDHGGRIDWPKQCDVKQPWIDALSRQGADPFFGRKMASLISVSGLDVVDVGVLSSLWGGEEGEGRETYLDDLRLQLSDHVPDIEGLIVDERRAQDEGERLVFLPIFWAVAKKR